One genomic region from Haloferax litoreum encodes:
- a CDS encoding high-potential iron-sulfur protein — MADGQQTRRRFIWLTGTATMAGLAGCSGGNGGNGGAETETTTESGGSGSTGGVPEEYATATSIGGTQRNPDSLSSQEAVSYQEEPREGQQCSNCQFYIEDINGDGIGACAIVEGEIAPEAYCVSYVEYEG, encoded by the coding sequence ATGGCAGACGGACAGCAGACGCGACGGCGATTCATCTGGCTGACCGGGACGGCGACCATGGCCGGCCTCGCCGGGTGTTCCGGCGGTAACGGGGGTAATGGCGGGGCAGAGACCGAGACGACGACTGAGAGCGGCGGGTCCGGTTCGACAGGTGGCGTCCCCGAAGAGTACGCGACTGCGACGTCCATCGGCGGGACGCAACGGAACCCGGACAGTCTCTCTTCGCAGGAGGCAGTGTCGTATCAAGAGGAACCGCGGGAAGGACAGCAGTGCTCGAACTGCCAGTTTTACATCGAAGACATAAACGGCGACGGCATCGGGGCGTGTGCAATCGTCGAAGGTGAAATCGCTCCTGAAGCATACTGCGTCTCGTACGTCGAGTACGAAGGATAG
- a CDS encoding DMT family transporter, producing MNGRVAAGLFVLLGLLWGSSFVAIEVGLEFFPPLHFAAIRYYLAGLIVLGYAVYSTDYWRPRTRTDLTLVGIAGGLMIGGHHAFLYLGQEYVSGAVAAIVISLGPILTTLFATGFLGDRLTALGVLGLVLGFVGVGLVAQPDTSALLSSDVVGVGIVFVAAACFALGAVLTRPFTSDIPARTLQAWAMLLGAGLLHLSGVATNESLASIEWTATAFGSLVYLAVVSGAAAFLIYFELLSRFGPTQINLIGYLEPVSATLLSWAFLGQLIDSLTALGFVAIFAGFALIKRRALAELVGSVRGASAR from the coding sequence GTGAACGGCCGGGTTGCGGCGGGTCTGTTCGTCCTCCTCGGACTGCTGTGGGGAAGTTCGTTCGTCGCCATCGAGGTCGGGTTGGAGTTCTTCCCACCACTCCACTTCGCCGCGATTCGGTACTACCTCGCGGGTCTTATCGTCCTCGGATACGCCGTGTACTCGACCGACTACTGGCGACCACGGACGCGAACCGACCTGACACTCGTCGGCATCGCCGGCGGGTTGATGATTGGCGGCCACCACGCGTTTCTCTACCTCGGCCAAGAGTACGTGTCGGGTGCTGTCGCGGCCATCGTCATCAGTCTCGGCCCGATTCTCACGACGTTGTTCGCCACCGGCTTCCTCGGTGACAGACTCACTGCACTCGGCGTCCTCGGCCTCGTCCTCGGATTCGTCGGCGTCGGACTCGTCGCTCAACCAGACACGAGTGCGCTCCTCTCGAGCGACGTCGTCGGTGTGGGTATCGTCTTCGTCGCCGCCGCGTGCTTCGCCCTCGGTGCCGTCTTGACTCGCCCGTTCACGTCGGATATCCCCGCGCGGACCCTCCAGGCGTGGGCGATGCTCCTCGGCGCGGGACTCCTTCATCTCAGCGGCGTCGCCACCAACGAATCGCTCGCGTCTATCGAGTGGACGGCGACAGCGTTCGGGTCACTCGTGTACCTCGCCGTCGTCAGCGGTGCGGCGGCCTTCCTCATCTACTTCGAACTCCTCTCGCGATTCGGGCCGACCCAAATCAACCTCATCGGCTACCTCGAACCCGTCTCGGCGACGCTCCTCAGTTGGGCGTTTCTGGGCCAACTCATCGACTCGCTCACGGCCCTCGGATTCGTCGCTATCTTCGCTGGGTTCGCCCTCATCAAACGCCGCGCACTCGCAGAGTTGGTCGGGTCTGTCCGCGGAGCGTCTGCCCGCTGA
- a CDS encoding TetR/AcrR family transcriptional regulator, translating into MPADSVPPEQKEEVAQAVRTALAKHGYARLTTKKVAAESEKSEAGLYYYYDSKDEMIVAFLESSVDYLARSLDQIDADGPEARLRAVCDILLVDEADEAARGVNVAVMELLSHAPHNETLRGPLLQMEQHTLDVIADIVRDGVEQGVFRDVDPDGTAAFILSATDGYTGFALALGMDGVGDKLRGALSTYLDSLVVD; encoded by the coding sequence ATGCCCGCCGATTCCGTCCCGCCCGAGCAGAAAGAAGAAGTTGCACAGGCCGTTCGAACGGCACTCGCCAAACACGGCTACGCCCGGTTGACGACCAAGAAAGTGGCCGCAGAGAGCGAAAAGAGCGAGGCAGGTCTGTACTATTACTACGACTCGAAAGACGAGATGATCGTCGCCTTCCTCGAATCGTCTGTCGATTACCTCGCGCGCAGTCTCGACCAAATCGACGCCGACGGGCCGGAGGCGCGCCTCCGCGCCGTCTGTGATATCCTCCTCGTAGACGAAGCCGACGAGGCCGCACGCGGCGTCAACGTCGCCGTCATGGAACTTCTCTCCCACGCACCGCACAACGAGACGCTCCGTGGACCACTGCTCCAGATGGAACAGCACACGCTCGATGTCATCGCCGATATCGTCCGCGACGGTGTCGAACAGGGTGTCTTCCGCGACGTCGACCCCGACGGAACGGCGGCGTTCATCCTCTCGGCGACGGACGGATACACCGGGTTTGCGCTCGCACTCGGGATGGACGGTGTCGGGGACAAACTCCGGGGGGCGCTCTCGACGTATCTCGACTCACTCGTCGTCGACTAA
- a CDS encoding DUF2306 domain-containing protein, with amino-acid sequence MSVFEDATLGIHVVAGFAALFAGLGAIVTTKGGRRHRRAGRIFVAGMTIVAVTSLVLFVLDPSPGRTFLALVAVFSYYFVFSGDRVLSRKRPTDRPETVDWVAVGLLTVAGSGLLVMGVYLLLAGDGFATVMLVFGAAGAGFGLRDIRAFRRARAESREWFFEHIGRMGGGYIATVTAFSSVNFEFLPMVVAWLWPTVVGTPLIFLTIRKYKRGTSGRMVVSAD; translated from the coding sequence ATGAGCGTCTTCGAAGACGCCACACTCGGAATACACGTCGTCGCCGGATTCGCCGCGTTGTTCGCCGGCCTCGGGGCTATCGTCACGACGAAAGGTGGACGCCGCCACCGCCGTGCCGGCCGAATCTTCGTGGCAGGAATGACAATCGTCGCTGTCACGTCGCTCGTGCTCTTCGTCCTCGACCCGTCGCCGGGTCGTACCTTCCTCGCACTCGTCGCCGTCTTCAGTTACTACTTCGTCTTCTCTGGAGACCGCGTCCTGTCGAGGAAGCGACCCACGGACCGCCCGGAGACGGTCGATTGGGTCGCCGTCGGATTGCTCACCGTCGCGGGGAGTGGTCTGCTCGTCATGGGGGTGTACTTACTCCTCGCGGGAGACGGGTTTGCGACGGTGATGCTGGTCTTCGGCGCTGCCGGGGCGGGATTCGGTCTCCGTGATATTCGGGCGTTCCGCCGTGCCCGCGCCGAGTCACGCGAGTGGTTCTTCGAGCACATCGGCAGGATGGGCGGTGGCTACATCGCGACGGTGACGGCGTTCTCGTCTGTCAACTTCGAGTTCCTCCCGATGGTCGTGGCGTGGCTTTGGCCGACTGTCGTCGGGACGCCGCTCATCTTTCTCACCATCCGGAAGTACAAACGTGGAACGTCGGGCAGAATGGTAGTGTCGGCGGACTGA
- a CDS encoding metal ABC transporter substrate-binding protein: MRRQNRRDFLAAVSGATTAALAGCLGSGTSGQSAAPDETQATASFFVFGDVTSHVAGEAASAETLVPLGQHGHGWEPGPDVQGRILESTVFVHGMRDFQPWADDIVASLEADGSDVVSVDISADVSLHEVGDDGHAHDDDDEDAHHDEDNHEDDSSGDDHHDDTVTDSHEEHDTGSVDPHFWMDPQRVATATGTVRDALQAVDAENTDAYADNAERYLTALADLDAAFEEGLESRERDVILVAGHDAYGYLADRYDFDVVALTGLSPDDEPSPRDIERAQATIEEHGIRHVLADPLESDRAATQLVAETDAEAVLPLTSIPGLTQEWVEQDWGYVDIVREINLPSLRTALDAR, translated from the coding sequence ATGCGACGACAGAACCGCCGCGACTTCCTCGCCGCCGTCTCTGGAGCGACGACGGCGGCACTCGCCGGATGTCTCGGTTCCGGTACGTCTGGTCAATCGGCTGCCCCAGACGAGACGCAGGCGACTGCATCGTTCTTCGTCTTCGGCGACGTGACGAGTCACGTGGCCGGTGAGGCGGCGTCTGCCGAGACACTGGTTCCACTCGGACAACACGGCCACGGGTGGGAACCCGGACCCGACGTACAGGGACGTATCCTCGAATCGACTGTCTTCGTCCACGGGATGAGAGACTTCCAACCGTGGGCCGACGACATCGTGGCCTCACTCGAAGCGGATGGGTCGGACGTGGTCTCCGTCGATATCTCCGCCGACGTATCCCTCCACGAAGTCGGCGACGACGGACACGCTCACGACGATGATGACGAAGATGCCCATCACGACGAAGACAACCACGAAGACGACAGCAGTGGAGACGACCACCACGACGACACGGTGACAGACTCCCACGAAGAACACGACACCGGTTCGGTCGACCCGCACTTCTGGATGGACCCCCAGCGCGTCGCCACTGCGACGGGGACGGTCCGAGATGCGCTCCAAGCGGTCGATGCCGAGAACACCGACGCCTACGCCGACAACGCCGAGCGCTACCTGACTGCGCTGGCAGACCTCGACGCGGCCTTCGAGGAGGGGCTCGAATCCCGCGAGCGAGACGTAATTCTCGTGGCAGGTCACGACGCCTACGGCTACCTCGCCGACCGCTACGACTTCGACGTCGTCGCGCTCACTGGACTCTCACCAGACGACGAACCGTCGCCGCGAGATATCGAACGCGCCCAGGCGACTATCGAGGAACACGGCATCCGGCACGTTCTCGCCGACCCACTGGAATCCGACCGTGCCGCGACCCAACTCGTGGCCGAGACGGACGCCGAGGCAGTCCTTCCACTCACCTCGATTCCCGGCCTGACACAGGAGTGGGTCGAACAGGACTGGGGCTACGTCGACATCGTCCGAGAAATCAACCTCCCGTCGTTGCGTACGGCATTGGACGCCCGATGA
- a CDS encoding metal ABC transporter ATP-binding protein, with protein sequence MTAVSLSDVVFSYGDVPVVDGVSLDVPEGDFLGLVGPNGSGKSTLLTLMLGLQRPDSGEIRLFGEPAHEFADGERVAYVAQDVTKTARDMPITVREVVRMGRYPRNLFGRFSAADHAAVDDALERVDILDLADRRVGSLSGGQRQRVFVARALAAETELLALDEPTVALDAESRESFYTLLGELNDQGMTIVLVEHDIGVVTARASRIACLNKRLFFHGPSDEFADSDALAAAYGTNQRVLDHTHTHHGGGSLSDEKAEGDES encoded by the coding sequence ATGACCGCTGTCTCGCTCAGCGACGTGGTGTTCTCGTATGGCGATGTCCCCGTCGTCGACGGTGTCTCCCTCGACGTTCCGGAAGGCGACTTCCTCGGACTCGTCGGCCCGAACGGGTCGGGAAAGAGTACGCTGTTGACGTTGATGCTCGGACTCCAACGCCCCGACAGCGGCGAAATTCGTCTGTTCGGCGAACCGGCCCACGAGTTCGCCGACGGCGAGCGTGTCGCGTACGTCGCACAGGACGTGACGAAGACGGCCAGAGACATGCCAATCACCGTCCGTGAAGTCGTTCGAATGGGTCGGTATCCCCGCAATCTGTTCGGTCGGTTCTCGGCCGCTGACCACGCCGCGGTGGACGATGCACTCGAACGTGTCGATATCCTCGACCTCGCAGACAGGCGGGTCGGGTCGCTCTCCGGCGGCCAACGACAACGCGTGTTCGTCGCGCGCGCACTCGCCGCGGAGACCGAGTTACTCGCACTCGACGAACCCACAGTCGCCCTCGACGCCGAATCTCGCGAGTCGTTCTACACGCTTCTCGGCGAACTCAACGACCAGGGGATGACTATCGTGCTGGTCGAACACGACATCGGCGTCGTCACTGCTCGCGCCTCCCGAATCGCGTGTCTGAATAAACGGCTGTTCTTCCACGGCCCGTCGGACGAATTCGCCGACAGCGACGCACTCGCTGCGGCCTACGGCACGAACCAGCGTGTGTTGGACCACACGCACACGCACCACGGCGGAGGCTCTCTGAGCGACGAGAAAGCGGAGGGGGACGAGTCGTGA
- a CDS encoding metal ABC transporter permease encodes MTGLLAYTAVAASPSDVLTPLLVLNALSGLFDWFLTIVVAGAFSWLADVAGLEFLTYPYMQRAYLSVLCIGVVGPLVGSFLVYRDLSMVGDTLAHTAFAGVAVALFLDATLALSVPPLVGALVVATIAALVVQVLVEYTDARSDAALAMVLTGGFALGSVLISLTDGGISVGINQYLFGSLATVSRADVGLLVSMTLVVAVAVTAAYRPLLYVTFDETAARASRVHVRAMNTLLSILTAFVVVSAMQIMGVILVAALLVIPVVTAAPLGRSFKGSLLYGVVAAEVAGVAGVTLAYLYGITAGGSIVLVAIGGFVVAQGSRRIW; translated from the coding sequence GTGACCGGACTCCTCGCGTACACTGCTGTCGCCGCCTCACCGAGTGACGTGCTCACTCCACTCCTCGTGTTGAATGCGCTTTCGGGCCTCTTCGATTGGTTCCTCACTATCGTCGTCGCGGGGGCGTTCTCGTGGCTTGCAGACGTGGCGGGCCTCGAATTCCTGACGTACCCGTACATGCAACGGGCGTATCTGTCGGTCCTGTGTATCGGCGTGGTCGGGCCGCTTGTCGGGTCGTTCTTGGTGTATCGTGACTTGTCGATGGTCGGCGACACCCTCGCGCACACCGCCTTCGCCGGCGTCGCAGTCGCCCTGTTTCTCGATGCGACGCTCGCCCTCTCCGTCCCACCTCTCGTGGGCGCACTCGTCGTGGCGACGATTGCAGCACTCGTCGTGCAAGTCCTCGTCGAGTACACTGACGCCCGGAGCGACGCCGCACTCGCGATGGTCCTGACCGGTGGGTTCGCACTGGGGAGCGTCCTCATCTCGCTCACCGACGGCGGGATTTCGGTGGGTATCAATCAGTATCTCTTCGGGTCGCTCGCAACCGTCTCACGCGCCGACGTCGGACTCCTCGTCTCGATGACGCTGGTGGTTGCTGTCGCGGTGACTGCGGCGTACCGTCCGTTGTTGTACGTGACGTTCGACGAGACGGCGGCCCGAGCGTCGCGAGTCCACGTGAGAGCCATGAATACACTCCTCTCCATCCTCACTGCGTTCGTCGTCGTCAGTGCCATGCAAATAATGGGTGTCATCCTCGTCGCGGCACTCCTCGTGATTCCTGTCGTCACTGCGGCACCACTCGGTCGAAGTTTCAAGGGTTCGCTGCTGTACGGCGTAGTCGCAGCGGAGGTAGCCGGGGTTGCCGGTGTCACACTCGCCTACCTCTATGGAATCACCGCCGGAGGGTCTATCGTTCTCGTCGCAATCGGTGGGTTCGTCGTGGCCCAGGGTAGTCGTCGAATCTGGTAA
- a CDS encoding methyl-accepting chemotaxis protein, with protein sequence MTIDNPLTVDDEAPDTDGGVDTAVGHRTGGAAADTTDVLDDVDDVDDATDEIEAAVAELSEASETVAISAQEISELATVQSENMREVAGEVSNLSASVEEIASSAEQTKSMSDQARELASEGRESADSAASAMETVDEATSDVHEEILELREKVDQIDSVVEVINEIADQTNLLALNASIEAARAGEAGSGFAVVADEVKSLAEQSRESVSEIEEVVDDIQSTTKTTVGNIQEANEEVNEGITEVDSAVSALRSIDVAVEEAAEGAEEVARATDQQAASTEEVASLVDETSRGAEEVASEINQVAAASEEQTAKIAEVGLLVEHVDDEVETIDDDLGDANDQLEQRGA encoded by the coding sequence ATGACGATTGACAACCCTCTGACTGTTGACGACGAGGCTCCCGATACCGACGGTGGTGTCGACACGGCGGTCGGACACCGCACCGGCGGGGCGGCGGCGGACACGACGGATGTCCTCGACGACGTGGACGACGTCGACGACGCGACTGACGAGATAGAAGCAGCAGTCGCAGAACTCTCGGAGGCCTCCGAGACGGTGGCAATCAGCGCTCAAGAGATTAGCGAGTTGGCCACCGTCCAGTCCGAGAACATGCGCGAAGTCGCTGGAGAAGTCTCGAACCTGAGTGCCAGCGTCGAAGAGATTGCATCGAGTGCCGAACAGACGAAGTCGATGAGCGACCAGGCCCGCGAACTCGCCTCAGAGGGACGTGAGTCTGCCGACAGTGCGGCGTCTGCGATGGAGACGGTGGACGAGGCAACTTCCGACGTTCACGAGGAAATTCTCGAACTCCGTGAGAAGGTCGACCAAATCGACAGCGTCGTCGAAGTCATCAACGAGATTGCGGACCAGACCAACCTCCTCGCACTAAACGCCTCCATCGAGGCCGCACGGGCGGGAGAGGCCGGGTCCGGGTTCGCCGTGGTCGCAGACGAGGTTAAGAGTCTCGCAGAGCAATCGCGTGAGAGCGTCTCTGAAATCGAGGAAGTTGTCGACGACATCCAGTCGACGACCAAGACCACCGTCGGGAACATCCAGGAGGCGAACGAGGAGGTCAACGAGGGTATCACGGAAGTCGATTCTGCCGTGTCTGCTCTCCGGAGCATCGACGTGGCCGTCGAAGAGGCCGCCGAGGGTGCCGAGGAAGTTGCCCGCGCGACCGACCAGCAAGCAGCGAGTACCGAGGAAGTCGCCAGTCTGGTCGACGAGACGTCCCGCGGTGCAGAGGAAGTCGCGAGCGAAATCAATCAGGTCGCGGCCGCCTCCGAAGAGCAAACTGCGAAAATCGCAGAGGTCGGACTCCTCGTCGAACACGTCGACGACGAAGTCGAGACGATAGACGACGACCTCGGCGACGCAAATGACCAACTCGAACAGCGGGGGGCGTAG
- a CDS encoding chemotaxis protein CheW, giving the protein MAVGDHPDATLDEPTQVLEFTVGDERYCVVLDSVAEIIDRQLSRSLPDAPPHVVGVMDYRGVTTTLVDTARLLGVGSNPEASRVIVFDTGKEDDDVYGWLVDEVYRVTDLDPSDVDDSPFGDDRTRGIVRTDDGLVVWVDPPTESPSNP; this is encoded by the coding sequence ATGGCCGTTGGCGACCACCCGGATGCAACCCTCGACGAACCGACCCAAGTTCTCGAGTTCACGGTCGGAGACGAACGGTACTGTGTCGTCCTCGACTCGGTCGCAGAGATTATCGACCGTCAGTTATCACGGTCACTTCCCGACGCACCGCCGCACGTCGTCGGTGTGATGGACTACCGCGGCGTGACGACCACACTCGTCGACACCGCCCGACTACTCGGCGTCGGGTCGAATCCTGAGGCGTCGCGCGTCATCGTCTTCGACACAGGCAAAGAGGACGACGACGTCTACGGCTGGCTCGTCGACGAAGTCTATCGTGTCACCGACCTCGACCCCTCCGACGTGGACGATTCCCCGTTCGGCGACGACCGTACGCGCGGTATCGTTCGAACTGACGATGGCCTCGTCGTCTGGGTCGACCCCCCGACCGAATCCCCGTCCAACCCCTAA
- a CDS encoding MFS transporter: protein MEARRDSVDAFDSFRQFVGLERDVLVLSLAMLAFSLSFQMTGRYIPEYLRVLGTGATVVGLYGSVGNLIGALYPYPGGALSDRLGSRVSLTLFGTISSAGFLVWFVAPSVPPVTVGGLSLEPWIWVFVGLFLTQAWKSFGLGATFAIVKQSVPPSRLAMGFASTEIFRRVGFLLGPLIAAALLAATASFVVGFKYVLVVAAAFGIVATVAQHFLYDASEDSLGKTFEGLSQLRTDLRSLPETLRPLLVADTLVRFGNGMVYVFFVIVVTDFLAVGFSGYGVSLRPDAFFGILLGVEMVVAIVTKLPVSKLAERTGLKPVVALGFSVYAVFPVLLILAPSNQWVLVALFAFSGLRFAGLPAHKALIVGPAEKNAGGRVTGAYYLIRNTIVIPSAALGGWLYASSPTLAFGVASVIGLVGVAYFAIRGKEFDAYAGGA from the coding sequence ATGGAAGCACGCCGGGACTCCGTAGACGCGTTCGACTCCTTTCGGCAGTTCGTCGGACTCGAACGCGACGTCCTCGTCCTCTCGCTGGCGATGCTCGCGTTCAGTCTCTCGTTTCAGATGACTGGCCGGTACATCCCTGAGTACCTTCGCGTCCTCGGCACCGGCGCGACTGTCGTCGGTCTCTACGGGAGCGTCGGAAACCTCATCGGCGCACTCTACCCGTACCCCGGCGGTGCACTCTCGGACCGCCTCGGGTCTCGGGTCTCGCTCACGCTCTTCGGGACAATCTCGTCTGCCGGGTTCCTCGTCTGGTTCGTCGCACCGTCGGTTCCGCCAGTGACAGTCGGTGGTCTCTCGCTCGAACCGTGGATTTGGGTGTTCGTCGGCCTGTTTCTCACGCAGGCGTGGAAGTCGTTCGGCCTCGGTGCGACGTTCGCCATCGTCAAGCAGAGTGTCCCGCCGTCGCGTCTCGCGATGGGATTCGCCAGTACCGAGATATTCCGCCGCGTCGGATTCCTACTCGGCCCACTCATCGCTGCCGCGTTGTTGGCCGCGACGGCGTCGTTCGTCGTCGGATTCAAGTACGTCCTCGTCGTCGCCGCAGCGTTCGGTATCGTCGCCACGGTTGCACAGCACTTCCTCTACGATGCCAGCGAAGACTCGCTCGGAAAGACGTTCGAGGGCCTCTCGCAACTTCGAACGGACCTGCGGTCGCTTCCTGAGACGCTCCGTCCACTCCTCGTCGCCGACACACTCGTGCGGTTCGGAAACGGGATGGTGTACGTCTTTTTCGTCATCGTCGTCACCGACTTCCTCGCTGTCGGTTTCTCCGGGTACGGTGTCTCGCTCCGACCCGACGCGTTCTTCGGTATCCTGCTCGGCGTCGAGATGGTCGTCGCTATCGTGACGAAACTCCCCGTCTCGAAACTCGCCGAGCGAACGGGACTCAAACCGGTCGTCGCGCTCGGATTCTCGGTCTACGCCGTCTTCCCCGTCCTGCTCATCCTCGCGCCCAGTAACCAGTGGGTGCTCGTCGCACTCTTCGCGTTCTCGGGACTCCGGTTTGCTGGCCTGCCCGCGCACAAAGCACTCATCGTCGGCCCCGCGGAGAAGAACGCTGGGGGACGAGTCACTGGCGCGTACTACCTCATTCGGAATACAATCGTCATCCCGAGTGCCGCACTCGGTGGATGGCTCTACGCGTCCAGTCCGACACTCGCGTTCGGTGTCGCATCGGTAATTGGACTCGTCGGTGTCGCGTATTTTGCGATTCGCGGGAAAGAGTTCGACGCGTACGCGGGAGGGGCGTAA
- a CDS encoding NADPH-dependent F420 reductase — translation MDIGILGAGRLGGTVAQLFVEVGHHVAIANTSGPDSLEDLSETFGSNLDAVEPEQAVVFGEVVFLALPFRRRASLPDADAFADKVVVDAMNPYTENFHVIDLGDRTSSEVVASQLPDARVVKAFNTIYWETLRDFGHPELDEPERFAIFLAGDDAEAKAVVAELIRDIGFGPVDVGSLASGGSLLEPGAALYNREISTAEAREKTQELFARR, via the coding sequence ATGGACATTGGGATACTCGGTGCAGGTCGACTCGGTGGGACGGTGGCCCAGTTGTTCGTCGAGGTAGGGCACCACGTCGCCATCGCGAACACGAGCGGTCCCGACTCCCTGGAAGACCTCTCAGAGACGTTTGGCTCCAACCTCGACGCCGTCGAGCCAGAACAGGCCGTGGTGTTCGGCGAGGTTGTCTTCCTCGCGCTTCCCTTCAGGAGACGCGCGTCGCTCCCGGACGCCGACGCCTTCGCGGACAAAGTCGTCGTCGACGCGATGAACCCGTACACGGAGAACTTCCACGTCATCGACCTCGGCGACCGAACGTCTTCGGAAGTCGTCGCGTCGCAACTGCCCGACGCGCGCGTAGTGAAGGCGTTCAACACGATATACTGGGAGACACTCCGTGATTTCGGCCACCCGGAACTCGACGAACCGGAACGATTCGCCATCTTCCTCGCGGGAGACGACGCCGAGGCGAAGGCCGTCGTCGCCGAGTTGATACGTGACATCGGCTTTGGTCCGGTCGATGTGGGCTCCCTCGCGTCGGGTGGGTCGTTGTTGGAACCGGGTGCAGCCTTGTACAATCGCGAAATATCGACAGCGGAAGCACGCGAGAAGACGCAGGAACTGTTCGCACGTCGCTGA
- a CDS encoding HalOD1 output domain-containing protein gives MMAQTMQWKESRVTYEEETGVYRIDRDTSEPLSTNVVLSIAAIEDTRPTRLPPLAQTIDPDALNTVFDCSEDAILSFSYAGYRVTVDALGSLEIVSLDDAQPLH, from the coding sequence ATGATGGCACAGACGATGCAATGGAAGGAATCACGGGTAACGTACGAAGAAGAGACTGGGGTGTACCGAATCGACAGAGATACATCCGAGCCTCTGAGTACGAACGTGGTACTGAGTATTGCGGCAATCGAGGACACCCGTCCGACGCGACTACCGCCACTCGCTCAGACCATCGACCCTGATGCCCTCAACACTGTTTTCGACTGTTCCGAGGACGCGATTCTCTCCTTTTCGTACGCCGGATATCGAGTGACGGTAGACGCACTCGGCTCCCTCGAAATCGTGTCTCTCGACGACGCACAGCCCCTCCACTAA
- the glmM gene encoding phosphoglucosamine mutase: MFGTSGIRGPVGRTVTADLALRIGRAVGCDARTVVIGQDARLSGDVLADAVSAGVRECGADVVRLGVVSTPTVARSVGWLGADAGIGITASHNPASDNGLKLWTTSGRAFDKSQTRDIVHRLNRNEVSLAEWDELGEEREWPDGPTRHVNHLVNSFDSFDSFDSFDDVAIAFDLGNGTGRVSVDALYELGATVNTIDGQRDGRFPARKSEPNAETLTALRKVVPALDADVGLAHDGDADRLVAVDENGEYVTGDYLLALFARDAVSPGQAVAVPIDTSLLVQDVVEDAGGCVTYTPVGDVHIAETVANSGYSFGGEPSGAWIWPDETLAPDGHYAALKLTELVAREGPLSEQVESLGGDAYTTRRTSLSFENKTQAMDRIAREIHAQYENVDTIDGIRVDTDDGWFLVRASGTEPLVRITAEARDSSEADRLFEEARSLVEGARVVA, translated from the coding sequence ATGTTCGGAACGAGTGGAATCCGTGGTCCGGTCGGCCGAACCGTGACCGCAGACCTCGCCCTCCGTATCGGCCGCGCAGTCGGGTGTGATGCCCGGACTGTCGTCATCGGACAAGACGCTCGACTGAGTGGCGACGTCCTCGCGGACGCCGTCAGCGCAGGTGTCCGTGAGTGTGGTGCTGACGTCGTTCGCCTCGGCGTCGTCTCGACGCCAACTGTCGCCCGTTCCGTCGGATGGCTCGGCGCAGACGCAGGTATCGGAATCACCGCCTCGCACAACCCCGCGTCGGACAACGGCCTGAAACTCTGGACGACGAGTGGCCGCGCCTTCGACAAAAGCCAGACCCGCGACATCGTCCATCGGCTCAACCGAAACGAAGTCTCGCTCGCCGAGTGGGACGAGCTCGGTGAAGAACGCGAGTGGCCCGACGGCCCAACCCGTCACGTCAACCACCTCGTCAACTCCTTCGACTCCTTCGACTCCTTCGACTCCTTCGACGACGTCGCTATCGCCTTCGACCTCGGCAACGGGACCGGTCGCGTCTCGGTCGATGCACTCTACGAACTCGGAGCGACGGTCAACACCATCGACGGGCAACGAGACGGTCGCTTCCCTGCTCGAAAGAGTGAACCCAACGCCGAGACGCTCACTGCACTCAGGAAGGTTGTTCCCGCTCTCGACGCAGACGTTGGACTCGCCCACGATGGAGACGCTGACCGTCTGGTCGCCGTCGACGAGAACGGTGAGTACGTGACCGGCGACTACCTCCTCGCACTCTTCGCCCGCGATGCAGTCTCACCGGGACAGGCCGTCGCCGTCCCAATCGACACGAGTCTGCTCGTTCAGGACGTCGTCGAGGACGCCGGTGGCTGTGTCACCTACACCCCGGTCGGCGACGTACACATCGCTGAGACAGTCGCCAACTCGGGGTACTCCTTCGGCGGTGAACCCTCTGGCGCGTGGATTTGGCCCGACGAGACGCTTGCCCCGGACGGACACTACGCCGCGTTGAAACTCACTGAACTCGTCGCCCGCGAAGGCCCACTCTCTGAACAGGTCGAATCGCTCGGCGGAGACGCCTACACGACGCGCCGGACCAGTCTCTCGTTCGAGAACAAGACCCAGGCGATGGACCGAATCGCCCGTGAAATCCACGCCCAGTACGAAAACGTCGATACCATCGACGGAATTCGCGTCGACACCGACGATGGCTGGTTCCTCGTTCGCGCCAGTGGGACCGAACCACTCGTCCGTATCACGGCAGAAGCCCGGGATTCGTCCGAGGCGGACCGCCTCTTCGAGGAAGCACGCTCTCTCGTCGAGGGTGCACGGGTCGTCGCCTGA